The following proteins are co-located in the Pseudomonas sp. ATCC 13867 genome:
- a CDS encoding TonB-dependent siderophore receptor yields MRTPVPRALLSLSVLAGNLLLAAYASAQDTFTLDLPSSRLEHALNDLARQSSSQILFASDIANDRPSPALKGSYTLEQALQKLLEGTGLHAVAKEDGTFIIVPGTATGQNVQAEAPAPLAPMVITGDVLGNASAPEVISYAGSRTLVDSAQLQKPSVRGVDDALQRVPGVKIFDETGTGALPQIAVRGLYESRSGRIQALSDGIPLALAPYGQTGLSLFPVTLAMVDRIDVVKGGAAVQYGPNNVGGVINFISRPIPRTWETNLKEKATFYPGGRQLWDTYVGTGGFLTDNFGLQLDLNTLSGEAGREHSDTDVQNYRLRGQWNIDDYRDLSFGVQYYKADMDLAGALSPEDYRHDPRQSTRPLDRFEGDTTRVWGTYTEQLGSIGPFDSVEFSWTNFAHDSYRNFVVGLPFTPDASPLTRQDGPRDFKVWGSEPRLSLSIDDEQVSQTWLVGARYVSEDIDYKVNRQSLATGVTTPFRDWKFNDDAQAVYLSNAIGLMDRRLTITPGVRYENARMDYDDGLTQVRKDNRSEEWLPGLTIGFQATDEWYLYANAQKSLRPPQVTQIVKEGDVGAELAWNYETGVRYIPWDGLRVDFGVYRIDFDDQIVYSATTDRFQNIGSTRHQGIETEVFWTPEALPELDLHASYAYLDAEQRSGEFKGNDVPYASRQQFGVDGQYRFAEFWTYSLDGLYVSSAYTDAANSADEDANATVGELPAYWLWNTAIQREFPLQDQSVLTASAGISNLFNRQYYFRGIDTSPWGRQPAPERSLTLEVNYKF; encoded by the coding sequence ATGCGCACCCCTGTGCCCCGAGCCCTGTTGTCGCTTTCCGTGCTGGCCGGCAATCTGTTGCTGGCCGCCTATGCGAGTGCCCAGGACACCTTCACCCTCGACCTGCCCAGCTCCAGGCTGGAACACGCCCTGAACGACCTGGCCAGGCAGTCCTCGTCGCAAATCCTGTTCGCCAGCGATATCGCCAATGACCGGCCCAGCCCGGCGCTGAAGGGCAGCTACACCCTCGAGCAGGCCCTGCAGAAACTGCTGGAAGGCACCGGGCTGCACGCCGTCGCCAAGGAGGATGGAACCTTCATCATCGTGCCGGGGACTGCCACCGGGCAGAACGTCCAGGCGGAAGCGCCTGCCCCTCTCGCACCGATGGTGATCACCGGCGATGTGCTGGGGAATGCCAGCGCGCCGGAGGTCATCAGCTATGCCGGCAGCCGTACCCTGGTGGATTCCGCCCAATTGCAGAAGCCCAGCGTGCGGGGCGTGGACGATGCGCTCCAGCGCGTGCCAGGGGTGAAGATCTTCGACGAGACCGGTACGGGCGCACTGCCGCAGATTGCCGTCCGCGGCCTCTATGAAAGCCGCAGTGGCCGCATCCAGGCCCTGTCCGACGGCATTCCGCTGGCGCTGGCGCCCTATGGGCAAACCGGTCTTTCCCTGTTTCCGGTGACGCTGGCGATGGTCGATCGAATCGACGTGGTCAAGGGCGGCGCGGCCGTCCAGTACGGCCCCAACAACGTCGGGGGCGTGATCAACTTCATCAGCCGGCCGATCCCGCGCACCTGGGAAACCAACCTCAAGGAGAAGGCGACCTTCTACCCCGGAGGGCGGCAGCTGTGGGACACCTATGTCGGCACCGGCGGCTTCCTGACCGACAACTTCGGCCTGCAACTGGACCTCAATACGCTCAGCGGCGAGGCCGGGCGCGAGCATTCCGATACCGATGTGCAGAACTACCGGCTACGCGGACAGTGGAATATCGACGACTACCGCGATCTGAGCTTTGGCGTCCAGTACTACAAGGCCGACATGGACCTGGCCGGCGCGCTGTCGCCGGAGGACTATCGACACGATCCGCGCCAGTCCACCCGTCCGCTTGACCGCTTCGAAGGCGATACGACGCGAGTCTGGGGCACCTACACCGAGCAACTGGGCAGCATCGGGCCCTTCGACTCGGTGGAGTTCAGCTGGACCAACTTCGCCCACGACAGCTACCGCAACTTCGTGGTCGGCCTGCCGTTCACCCCCGATGCGTCGCCCCTGACCCGCCAGGATGGCCCGCGTGACTTCAAGGTCTGGGGCAGCGAGCCGCGATTGAGCCTGAGCATCGACGACGAGCAGGTCAGCCAGACCTGGCTGGTCGGGGCGCGCTACGTCAGCGAGGACATCGATTACAAGGTGAACAGGCAGAGCCTGGCGACGGGCGTCACCACGCCGTTCCGTGATTGGAAGTTCAACGATGACGCCCAGGCGGTCTACCTGAGCAATGCCATCGGCCTGATGGATCGCCGCCTCACCATCACGCCGGGGGTGCGTTATGAAAACGCCCGCATGGACTATGACGACGGCCTGACCCAGGTCCGCAAGGACAACCGATCCGAAGAGTGGCTTCCGGGGCTGACCATCGGCTTCCAGGCCACTGACGAGTGGTACCTGTATGCCAATGCCCAGAAGTCCCTGCGCCCGCCGCAAGTGACGCAGATCGTGAAGGAGGGGGATGTCGGCGCGGAACTGGCCTGGAACTATGAAACCGGGGTCCGCTACATCCCCTGGGATGGCTTGCGTGTGGACTTCGGTGTCTACCGCATCGATTTCGACGACCAGATCGTCTATTCGGCGACCACCGACCGCTTCCAGAACATCGGCAGCACCCGGCACCAGGGTATCGAGACCGAGGTGTTCTGGACGCCGGAAGCCCTGCCCGAGCTCGATCTGCACGCCAGCTATGCCTACCTGGATGCCGAGCAGCGCAGTGGGGAGTTCAAGGGGAACGACGTGCCCTATGCCTCCCGGCAGCAGTTCGGTGTGGATGGCCAGTACCGCTTCGCCGAGTTCTGGACCTACAGCCTGGATGGTCTGTATGTCAGCAGCGCCTATACCGACGCCGCGAATAGCGCTGACGAGGATGCCAATGCGACGGTCGGGGAACTGCCAGCCTATTGGCTGTGGAATACGGCGATCCAGCGGGAGTTTCCCCTGCAGGACCAGAGTGTCCTGACGGCGTCGGCCGGTATCAGCAACCTGTTCAATCGCCAGTATTACTTCCGTGGCATCGACACCAGCCCCTGGGGACGGCAGCCCGCCCCCGAGCGCTCGTTGACGCTGGAGGTCAACTACAAGTTCTGA
- a CDS encoding TorF family putative porin has protein sequence MNRPQWLIGALLACAPLTPALAVELSQDFALQIDAALLSDYRTRGISQTQGDPAAQLGLTLQHASGPYLGAWTSNVDYGYDHKTRQEMDYYLGWYWQANDDVALDLGYLKYSYPKESQFNQSDVYAILHAYGFELAAYYGDDYPTYFGEKQSNLYTYLAYNAELPAEFQLRVRYGRNDAKDPLYLSGGEDTRDTYHEWEVKLSHELVGLDWAVSYIDTDLSRYECLNNFGFKDACTATVVASVAKSF, from the coding sequence ATGAACCGCCCGCAATGGCTCATCGGCGCGCTGCTCGCCTGCGCGCCGCTCACCCCCGCCCTGGCCGTGGAGCTCAGCCAGGACTTCGCCCTGCAGATCGACGCCGCGCTGCTCAGCGACTACCGCACCCGTGGCATCTCGCAGACCCAGGGCGACCCGGCCGCCCAGCTCGGCCTCACCCTGCAGCATGCCAGCGGCCCGTACCTGGGGGCCTGGACCTCCAACGTCGACTACGGCTACGACCACAAGACCCGCCAGGAAATGGACTACTACCTCGGCTGGTACTGGCAGGCCAACGACGATGTCGCCCTGGACCTGGGCTATCTCAAGTACAGCTACCCCAAGGAAAGCCAGTTCAACCAGAGCGACGTGTACGCCATCCTCCACGCCTATGGCTTCGAGCTGGCGGCCTACTACGGTGACGACTACCCCACCTATTTCGGCGAGAAGCAGAGCAATCTCTACACCTACCTGGCCTACAACGCCGAACTGCCGGCCGAGTTCCAGTTGCGCGTGCGCTATGGCCGCAACGACGCGAAGGACCCGCTCTACCTTTCCGGCGGCGAAGACACCCGCGACACCTACCACGAGTGGGAGGTCAAACTGAGCCATGAGCTGGTGGGGCTGGATTGGGCGGTGAGTTACATCGATACCGACCTGTCCCGGTACGAATGCCTGAACAACTTCGGCTTCAAGGACGCCTGTACCGCCACGGTGGTGGCCAGCGTGGCGAAGAGTTTCTGA
- a CDS encoding amidohydrolase, with the protein MHTLLKGALAVAIALGTLEAQAQNADLILLNGKVFTAEPGQALQQAVAVADGKVLKVGTNDEIRALGDAGSKVVDLGGKVLMPGFIDSHSHSIFGGLELISASLQDEEMDLDAFVKRLKKDRDSGRAMAGDVVVMNGMNSTYWSQSEGLAQRLNNGEWENVPVILIGSDHHTAWANAAMLKRAGLDAQRLRGLSALEQQNIAHDKHFNPTGFLVDSGFDLAAAAMPVADTQTMKRAGVAAVKYNNSLGITAWMDPAANGAPGEALFNITPTEKSVGVLPVYRDLARDGQLSAHVAALLVANPKSRPADLAVLDKVRQQFQGIPNLTLPGIKIFADGVIEFPAQSAALLEDYKNSHKPGELLIDPQHFGELVSAADARGWLVHIHAIGDRAVRESLNGIAQARKDRQSGIRHSITHLQLVSPQDFPRFKSLGVIASMQLDWATAEPYTVELVKPYIADDAYRYMYPAKSLLDNGATIAGASDWPVSTPDPLKAVYQAVTRQGEQGVLNAAERVDRQTMFYAYTRNAAQAIGLERKIGSLAPGKQADMVVLDRDVFSVPEQQLAEARVLHTLFEGREVYRADDAPAL; encoded by the coding sequence ATGCACACGTTGCTCAAAGGCGCGCTGGCCGTTGCAATCGCGCTCGGCACTTTGGAAGCACAGGCACAGAACGCGGACCTGATCCTGCTCAACGGCAAGGTTTTCACCGCCGAGCCGGGCCAGGCGCTGCAACAGGCGGTCGCGGTGGCCGATGGCAAGGTGCTGAAAGTGGGCACCAACGACGAGATCCGCGCCCTGGGCGACGCCGGCAGCAAGGTCGTCGACCTCGGTGGCAAGGTGCTGATGCCCGGCTTCATCGACAGCCACTCGCACTCCATCTTCGGTGGCCTGGAGCTGATCTCCGCCAGCCTGCAGGATGAGGAAATGGACCTCGACGCCTTCGTCAAGCGCTTGAAGAAGGACCGCGACAGCGGCAGGGCGATGGCGGGCGACGTGGTGGTGATGAACGGCATGAACTCCACCTACTGGTCCCAGTCCGAGGGCCTGGCGCAGCGCCTGAACAACGGCGAGTGGGAGAACGTGCCGGTGATCCTGATCGGCAGCGACCACCACACCGCCTGGGCCAACGCCGCCATGCTCAAGCGCGCCGGGCTCGATGCGCAGCGCCTGCGTGGCCTGAGCGCCCTGGAACAGCAGAACATCGCCCACGACAAGCACTTCAATCCCACCGGCTTCCTCGTCGATTCCGGCTTCGACCTGGCCGCGGCCGCCATGCCCGTCGCCGACACCCAGACCATGAAGCGTGCGGGCGTGGCCGCGGTGAAGTACAACAACAGCCTCGGCATCACCGCCTGGATGGACCCGGCGGCCAACGGCGCACCGGGTGAGGCGCTGTTCAACATCACGCCCACCGAGAAGAGCGTCGGCGTGCTGCCGGTGTACCGCGACCTGGCCCGTGACGGCCAGCTCAGCGCCCACGTCGCGGCGCTGCTGGTGGCCAATCCGAAGAGCCGTCCGGCCGATCTCGCGGTGCTGGACAAGGTGCGCCAGCAGTTCCAGGGCATCCCCAACCTGACCCTGCCGGGGATCAAGATCTTCGCCGACGGCGTGATCGAGTTCCCGGCGCAGTCCGCCGCGCTGCTGGAAGACTACAAGAACAGCCACAAGCCCGGCGAACTGCTGATCGACCCGCAGCATTTCGGCGAACTGGTCAGCGCCGCCGACGCCCGTGGCTGGCTGGTGCACATCCACGCCATCGGCGACCGCGCGGTGCGCGAATCGCTCAACGGCATCGCCCAGGCGCGCAAGGACCGGCAGAGCGGCATCCGCCACTCGATCACCCACCTGCAACTGGTCAGCCCGCAGGACTTCCCGCGCTTCAAGTCGCTGGGCGTGATCGCCTCGATGCAACTGGACTGGGCCACCGCCGAGCCCTACACGGTCGAGTTGGTGAAGCCCTACATCGCCGACGACGCCTATCGCTACATGTACCCGGCGAAATCGCTGCTGGACAACGGCGCCACCATCGCCGGCGCCAGCGACTGGCCGGTATCCACCCCGGACCCGCTGAAGGCCGTCTACCAGGCGGTGACCCGCCAGGGCGAGCAAGGCGTGCTGAATGCCGCCGAGCGCGTCGACCGCCAGACCATGTTCTACGCCTACACCCGCAATGCCGCGCAGGCCATCGGCCTGGAGCGGAAGATCGGCAGCCTGGCCCCCGGCAAGCAGGCCGACATGGTCGTCCTCGACCGCGACGTGTTCAGCGTGCCCGAGCAGCAACTGGCCGAAGCCCGCGTGCTGCACACCCTGTTCGAAGGCCGCGAAGTCTACCGCGCCGACGACGCTCCGGCTCTCTGA
- a CDS encoding LysR family transcriptional regulator, translating into MDKFSSLTMFVASAETGSFSRAAERLGKTPSAVTKAIGLLESELGARLFERTTRSMSLTEAGQLYLDGAREVLERMRETTEEIAQLQHSLRGVLRITAPLLFGPAFLDQACADFLALHPDVRLQVDLSDSYLDLLDGRYDLALRMGNSDLPGLIAQPLAESRIAVCASPLYLARRGTPQHPREVIEHDCLIYRHPALDDRWWFDLDGERYSTPRSGRLSSDNQAMLLTACLAGHGLLPCPRWSVLDHLRCGRLVTVLDAFYFEPDTFGSQILAVYPSNRRATRKIHAFIEHLREALRRTGIL; encoded by the coding sequence ATGGACAAGTTCAGCAGCCTGACGATGTTCGTTGCCAGCGCTGAAACCGGCAGTTTCAGCCGCGCAGCCGAGCGACTGGGCAAGACTCCCTCGGCCGTCACCAAGGCCATCGGCCTGCTGGAGAGCGAACTGGGCGCGCGGCTGTTCGAGCGCACCACGCGCAGCATGTCGTTGACCGAGGCCGGCCAGCTTTACCTGGACGGCGCCCGCGAGGTGCTGGAGCGGATGCGCGAGACCACCGAGGAGATCGCCCAGTTGCAGCACAGCCTGCGGGGCGTGCTGCGCATCACCGCGCCGCTGCTGTTCGGCCCGGCCTTCCTCGACCAGGCCTGCGCGGACTTCCTCGCCCTGCACCCGGACGTACGCCTGCAGGTGGACCTCTCCGACAGCTACCTCGACCTGCTCGACGGCCGCTACGACCTCGCGTTGCGCATGGGCAACAGCGACCTGCCGGGGCTGATCGCGCAGCCACTGGCGGAAAGCCGCATCGCTGTCTGCGCCAGTCCCCTGTACCTGGCACGGCGCGGCACGCCCCAGCATCCGCGCGAGGTCATCGAGCACGACTGCCTGATCTACCGCCACCCGGCGCTGGACGACCGCTGGTGGTTCGACCTGGACGGCGAGCGCTACTCCACGCCGCGCAGCGGACGCCTGAGCAGCGACAACCAGGCCATGTTGCTCACCGCCTGCCTGGCCGGACACGGCCTGCTGCCGTGCCCACGCTGGAGCGTGCTGGATCACCTGCGCTGCGGACGGCTGGTCACGGTGCTGGATGCGTTCTACTTCGAGCCGGACACCTTCGGCTCGCAGATCCTCGCCGTGTACCCGAGCAACCGCCGGGCCACGCGCAAGATCCATGCGTTCATCGAACACCTGCGCGAGGCGCTGCGGCGCACCGGTATCCTTTGA
- the hemN gene encoding oxygen-independent coproporphyrinogen III oxidase gives MPESMSFNRALVEKYDRPGPRYTSYPTAPQFHGAFAADDYRAAARRSNEAPSKPLSVYIHIPFCQSLCYYCACNKIITQKTHRAVEYLDYLKREIAMQAALFDGSRKLTQLHLGGGTPTYLTSAQLTELMDCLREHFNLDESDDHEFSIEVDPRTISRERIAELRAQGFNRLSFGVQDFDEKVQAAVNRVQSEQQIFDLIHAAREARFKSVSVDLIYGLPLQTVESFDATLSKIVALRPDRIAAYSYAHLPERVRAQRLIRREDMPPPERKLELLELTIRRLTGEGYAYIGMDHFALPDDELTVARANGTLQRNFQGYSTHADCDLIALGVSSISKVGDTYGQNVKELSQYYARLNEGLLPVHKGYRLTDDDRLRREVIGALMCHGRVDYAPLEARHGIRFREYFEESLQQLQEQVGDGLIELHGDALVLLPQGQLMMRSVAMAFDAYLGGGQQERFSRTI, from the coding sequence ATGCCCGAATCTATGAGTTTCAACCGCGCGCTGGTGGAGAAGTACGACCGCCCCGGCCCGCGCTATACGTCCTACCCCACCGCGCCGCAGTTCCACGGCGCCTTCGCCGCCGACGACTACCGCGCAGCGGCCCGGCGCAGCAACGAGGCACCGTCCAAGCCACTCTCGGTGTACATCCACATCCCGTTCTGCCAGAGCCTGTGCTACTACTGCGCCTGCAACAAGATCATCACCCAGAAGACCCACCGCGCCGTCGAATACCTCGACTACCTCAAGCGCGAGATCGCCATGCAGGCGGCATTGTTCGACGGTTCGCGCAAGCTCACCCAATTGCACCTGGGGGGCGGTACGCCCACCTACCTGACCAGTGCACAGTTGACCGAGCTGATGGATTGCCTGCGCGAGCATTTCAACCTGGACGAGAGCGACGACCATGAGTTCTCCATCGAGGTCGATCCGCGCACCATCAGCCGCGAACGCATCGCCGAGCTGCGCGCCCAGGGCTTCAACCGCCTGAGCTTCGGCGTGCAGGATTTCGACGAGAAGGTCCAGGCGGCGGTCAATCGCGTACAGAGCGAGCAGCAGATCTTCGACCTCATCCACGCCGCCCGCGAGGCGCGCTTCAAGTCGGTTTCCGTGGACCTGATCTACGGCCTGCCGCTGCAGACGGTGGAGAGCTTCGACGCCACCCTGAGCAAGATCGTCGCATTGCGTCCCGACCGCATCGCCGCCTACAGCTACGCCCACCTGCCCGAGCGGGTGCGCGCGCAGCGGCTGATCCGCCGCGAGGACATGCCGCCGCCCGAGCGCAAGCTGGAACTGCTGGAACTGACCATCCGCCGGCTGACCGGGGAGGGCTATGCCTACATCGGCATGGACCACTTCGCGCTGCCCGACGACGAGCTGACCGTGGCCCGCGCCAACGGTACGCTGCAACGCAACTTCCAGGGCTACTCGACCCACGCCGACTGCGACCTGATCGCCCTGGGCGTGTCGTCCATCAGCAAGGTCGGCGACACCTACGGGCAGAACGTGAAGGAGCTGTCGCAGTACTACGCGCGCCTTAACGAGGGGCTGCTGCCGGTGCACAAGGGCTACCGCCTGACCGACGACGACCGCCTGCGCCGCGAGGTGATCGGCGCGCTGATGTGTCATGGCCGCGTGGACTACGCACCGCTGGAAGCGCGCCACGGTATCCGTTTCAGGGAGTATTTCGAGGAATCGCTGCAGCAGTTGCAGGAGCAGGTCGGCGACGGCCTGATCGAGCTGCACGGCGATGCGCTGGTGCTGCTGCCCCAGGGGCAACTGATGATGCGCAGCGTGGCGATGGCTTTCGATGCCTACCTGGGCGGTGGGCAGCAGGAGCGCTTCTCGCGGACCATCTGA
- a CDS encoding FMN-binding glutamate synthase family protein has product MNLSLLSRYAFFAACILFTLISLPFLGHVWPLTLLTFALSVLGVIDLRQQHHAVRRNYPILGNIRYLVEGIRPEIRQYLLEGDNDALPFSRAQRALVYSRAKNESADKPFGTLIDVYQSGFEFIAHSIRPAPVADPCTFRVDVGGPECKQPYSISVFNISAMSFGSLSANAIRALNKGAKMGNFIHDTGEGSISPYHREYGGDLTWELGSGYFGCRTPDGHFDPERFARQAVDPQVKMIEIKLSQGAKPGHGGILPKHKVTPEIASTRGVPLGQDCISPSSHSAFSTPKELLDFIVKLRELSGGKPVGFKLCIGHPWEFMGIAKAMQETGILPDFIVVDGKEGGTGAAPLEFTDHMGLPMREGLLFVHNTLVGLNLRDKIRIGASGKIVSAFDIASVLAMGADWANSARGFMFAIGCIQSQSCHTNKCPTGVATQDPLRQRALVVPDKAERVRNFHRNTLKGLAEMIAAAGIEHPSQLEARHLVRRVSATEIRLFSHLHYFLKPGELLSGNIEGEFYERIWRMARSDSFEAAAG; this is encoded by the coding sequence ATGAACCTGTCGCTGCTCAGCCGCTACGCCTTCTTCGCCGCCTGCATCCTGTTTACCCTGATCAGCCTGCCCTTCCTCGGCCACGTCTGGCCCCTGACCCTGCTGACCTTCGCCCTCAGCGTGCTCGGCGTCATCGACCTCCGCCAGCAGCACCACGCGGTACGGCGCAACTACCCGATCCTCGGCAACATCCGCTACCTGGTGGAAGGCATCCGCCCGGAAATCCGCCAGTACCTGCTCGAGGGGGACAACGACGCCCTGCCCTTCTCCCGTGCCCAGCGGGCGCTGGTCTACTCGCGGGCGAAGAACGAGAGCGCCGACAAACCGTTCGGCACCCTGATCGACGTCTACCAGTCGGGCTTCGAGTTCATCGCCCACTCCATCCGCCCGGCGCCGGTGGCCGATCCCTGCACCTTCCGCGTCGACGTGGGCGGCCCGGAATGCAAGCAGCCCTACTCCATCTCGGTGTTCAACATCTCGGCGATGAGCTTCGGCTCCCTCAGCGCCAACGCCATCCGCGCGCTGAACAAGGGCGCGAAGATGGGCAACTTCATCCACGACACCGGCGAGGGCAGCATCAGCCCCTACCACCGCGAGTACGGCGGCGACCTGACCTGGGAACTGGGCAGCGGCTACTTCGGCTGCCGCACCCCGGATGGCCACTTCGACCCGGAGCGCTTCGCCAGGCAGGCGGTCGACCCGCAGGTGAAGATGATCGAGATCAAGCTCAGCCAGGGCGCCAAGCCCGGCCACGGCGGCATCCTGCCCAAGCACAAGGTGACCCCGGAAATCGCCTCCACCCGTGGTGTACCGCTGGGCCAGGACTGCATCTCGCCCTCCTCCCACAGCGCCTTCAGCACGCCCAAGGAGCTGCTCGACTTCATCGTCAAACTGCGCGAACTCTCCGGCGGCAAGCCGGTGGGCTTCAAGCTGTGCATCGGCCACCCGTGGGAGTTCATGGGCATCGCCAAGGCCATGCAGGAGACCGGCATCCTCCCCGACTTCATCGTGGTCGACGGCAAGGAAGGCGGCACCGGCGCCGCGCCGCTGGAGTTCACCGACCACATGGGCCTGCCGATGCGCGAGGGCCTGTTGTTCGTGCACAACACCCTGGTCGGCCTGAACCTGCGCGACAAGATCCGCATCGGCGCCAGCGGCAAGATCGTCAGCGCCTTCGATATCGCCAGCGTGCTGGCGATGGGCGCCGACTGGGCCAACTCGGCGCGCGGCTTCATGTTCGCCATCGGCTGCATCCAGTCGCAGAGCTGCCACACCAACAAGTGCCCGACCGGCGTGGCCACCCAGGACCCGCTGCGCCAACGCGCCCTGGTGGTGCCGGACAAGGCCGAGCGGGTGCGCAACTTCCACCGCAACACCCTCAAGGGCCTGGCCGAGATGATCGCCGCGGCCGGCATCGAGCATCCCTCGCAACTGGAAGCCAGGCATCTGGTGCGTCGCGTGTCGGCCACCGAGATCCGCCTGTTCTCGCACCTGCACTACTTCCTCAAGCCCGGCGAACTGCTCTCGGGCAACATCGAGGGCGAGTTCTACGAGCGCATCTGGCGTATGGCGCGCAGCGACAGCTTCGAGGCGGCGGCGGGCTGA
- a CDS encoding L-serine ammonia-lyase translates to MTLSVFDMFKPGVGPSSSHTVGPMRATREFVDRLRADDRLERVAAIEVHLYGSLSATGKGHATDRACLIGLLGIDPAEADPAALAPQVDDILLRRRLRLGGAREIDFDPARHLVFHDGSLPAHPNGLHLRALDDDGRLLAERVCYSVGGGFVVDQADFNTDRALPGNPTPYPFHSAEELLRLCHQHEFKRISDLMWANELAVRSAAEIHAGLAHIWDEMQACVRRGLETEGTLPGGLKVRRRAPMLYRRLNEADSGNLIASTLGAMDWVDLWALAVNEENAAGGRVVTAPTNGAAGIVPAVLHYYARYAPRADAEAIERYLLTAAAIGILCKLNASISGAEVGCQGEVGSACAMAAGALAEVLGGSLEQVENAAEIGLEHNLGLTCDPVAGLVQVPCIERNAMASLKAINAAQLALRGDGQHLVSLDKAIDTLRDTGRDMMDKYKETSKGGLAVNVIAC, encoded by the coding sequence ATGACCCTCAGTGTTTTCGACATGTTCAAGCCCGGCGTCGGGCCATCCAGCTCCCACACCGTGGGGCCGATGCGCGCTACCCGCGAGTTCGTCGACCGCCTGCGGGCGGACGACCGACTGGAGCGGGTGGCGGCGATCGAGGTGCACCTCTACGGCTCCCTCAGCGCCACCGGCAAAGGTCACGCCACCGACCGCGCCTGCCTGATCGGCCTGCTCGGCATCGATCCGGCGGAAGCCGATCCAGCCGCCCTGGCGCCACAGGTGGACGACATCCTGCTGCGCCGTCGCCTGCGCCTGGGCGGCGCGCGGGAGATCGACTTCGATCCGGCGCGGCACCTGGTCTTCCACGACGGCAGCCTGCCCGCCCATCCCAACGGGCTGCACCTGCGCGCGCTGGACGACGACGGCCGGTTGCTGGCCGAGCGCGTCTGCTATTCCGTGGGCGGCGGTTTCGTGGTGGACCAGGCCGACTTCAACACCGACCGCGCCCTGCCCGGCAACCCCACGCCCTACCCCTTCCACAGCGCCGAGGAGCTGCTGCGCCTGTGCCATCAGCATGAGTTCAAGCGCATCAGCGACCTGATGTGGGCCAATGAACTGGCCGTGCGCAGCGCGGCGGAAATCCACGCCGGCCTGGCCCATATCTGGGACGAAATGCAGGCCTGCGTGCGCCGTGGACTGGAAACCGAAGGCACCCTGCCCGGCGGGCTCAAGGTGCGCCGTCGCGCCCCCATGCTCTACCGCCGGTTGAACGAAGCGGACAGCGGCAACCTGATCGCCAGCACCCTCGGCGCGATGGACTGGGTCGATCTCTGGGCGCTGGCGGTGAACGAGGAGAACGCCGCCGGTGGCCGGGTGGTGACCGCGCCCACCAACGGCGCCGCCGGCATCGTTCCGGCGGTGCTGCACTACTACGCGCGCTACGCCCCCCGGGCCGACGCGGAGGCCATCGAACGCTACCTGCTGACCGCCGCCGCCATCGGCATCCTGTGCAAGCTCAACGCCTCGATCTCCGGCGCCGAAGTGGGTTGCCAGGGCGAAGTCGGCTCGGCCTGCGCGATGGCCGCCGGCGCCCTGGCGGAAGTCCTCGGCGGCAGCCTGGAACAGGTGGAGAACGCCGCCGAGATCGGCCTGGAGCACAACCTCGGCCTGACGTGCGACCCGGTGGCCGGCCTGGTGCAGGTACCCTGTATCGAGCGCAACGCGATGGCTTCGCTCAAGGCCATCAACGCCGCCCAACTGGCCCTGCGCGGCGACGGCCAGCATCTGGTCAGCCTCGACAAGGCCATCGACACCCTGCGCGACACCGGGCGGGACATGATGGACAAGTACAAGGAGACCTCCAAGGGCGGGCTGGCAGTCAACGTGATTGCCTGTTAA